One window from the genome of Deinococcus apachensis DSM 19763 encodes:
- a CDS encoding HD-GYP domain-containing protein — protein sequence MAAPRLSLLFAATLGTTLVNLACLLALGPRGAAVQDALFVACCALCACTAAEAARLHPAPRNRAWTFVALAFGVSALGNACWTYLEYVRRETSTSSLADVAFLLVPGLLALAFLHLPHARPRGHDRVRLALDVSVLVGLLALWGWRLFIAPAVADLQEQSLAAALAALYPLLDMGLLCLLAWLVPQRLPSWPTLCFAAGTTGFVLGDVVYARLEASGGYVTGHPSDLLWAGGVVAFAAAAWCSVRNIPHDQAPPPRLELRPLSFVLPYLALAVSFLLHSLVPGGRPGELGTLAVLAGLVGLRQGLVWQDKTRLEAELRDAARLLEARVEERTVQVRQTFEGGLLALGMALEGRDLETSGHTERVVRLARALGRALHLPPEDLDALSQGAYLHDLGKLTVPDAILHKPGKLTPEEFAEMQTHAERGHRLALRLPHLAPGALTVILHHHERWDGTGYPHGLRGEGIPPLARIFAVADVYDALVSERPYKPAWTPQAAAAEILAGAGRHFDPCVVRAFAGLREAGRLGTPEEARDESTSLPAESPATAAPDRPGGPPPGRK from the coding sequence ATGGCCGCCCCCAGGCTTTCCCTGCTGTTCGCGGCCACCCTGGGGACCACCCTGGTGAATCTGGCGTGCCTGCTCGCCCTGGGGCCGCGGGGGGCGGCGGTGCAGGACGCGCTGTTCGTCGCGTGTTGCGCGCTGTGTGCCTGCACGGCGGCCGAGGCGGCCCGACTGCACCCGGCGCCGCGGAACCGGGCCTGGACGTTCGTCGCGCTGGCCTTTGGCGTCTCGGCCCTGGGCAATGCCTGCTGGACCTACCTCGAATATGTCCGGCGGGAGACCTCGACCTCTTCGCTGGCGGACGTGGCGTTTTTGCTGGTGCCGGGCCTGCTCGCGCTGGCCTTTCTGCACCTGCCGCACGCCCGTCCCAGGGGGCACGACCGGGTGCGGCTCGCCCTCGACGTGTCCGTCCTGGTGGGTCTCCTGGCCCTGTGGGGCTGGCGGCTCTTCATCGCCCCGGCGGTGGCCGACCTGCAGGAGCAATCGCTGGCCGCGGCGCTGGCGGCCCTGTACCCGCTGCTGGACATGGGGCTGCTGTGCCTGCTCGCCTGGCTCGTGCCGCAGCGCCTCCCGTCCTGGCCGACGCTGTGTTTCGCGGCCGGGACGACCGGCTTCGTCCTGGGGGACGTGGTCTACGCACGCCTGGAGGCGAGTGGGGGGTACGTCACGGGCCATCCCAGCGACCTGCTGTGGGCGGGCGGGGTGGTGGCCTTCGCCGCCGCCGCGTGGTGCAGCGTGCGGAACATCCCGCATGACCAGGCCCCGCCCCCACGGCTGGAACTGCGGCCCCTGTCCTTCGTGCTGCCCTACCTGGCGCTGGCAGTCAGCTTCCTGCTGCACAGCCTCGTGCCGGGCGGCAGGCCGGGAGAACTCGGCACGCTCGCCGTCCTGGCCGGGCTGGTGGGCCTGCGGCAGGGCCTGGTCTGGCAGGACAAGACCCGGCTGGAGGCGGAGCTGCGCGACGCCGCGCGGCTGCTGGAGGCCCGGGTGGAGGAACGCACCGTGCAGGTGCGCCAGACCTTCGAGGGCGGGCTGCTGGCGCTGGGCATGGCCCTGGAAGGCCGCGACCTGGAGACCAGCGGCCACACCGAGCGGGTGGTTCGGCTCGCCCGCGCGCTGGGGCGGGCGCTGCACCTCCCGCCCGAGGATCTGGACGCGCTCTCGCAGGGCGCGTACCTGCACGACCTCGGCAAGCTCACCGTGCCGGACGCCATCCTCCACAAGCCCGGGAAACTGACCCCGGAGGAGTTCGCCGAGATGCAGACCCACGCCGAGCGCGGCCACCGCCTCGCCCTGCGCCTGCCCCACCTCGCCCCGGGGGCCCTGACCGTGATTCTGCATCACCACGAGCGCTGGGACGGCACCGGCTACCCGCATGGGCTGCGCGGCGAGGGCATCCCGCCCCTCGCCCGCATCTTCGCCGTCGCCGACGTGTACGACGCCCTGGTGAGCGAGCGCCCGTACAAGCCCGCCTGGACCCCGCAGGCCGCCGCCGCCGAGATCCTCGCGGGGGCGGGGCGGCACTTCGACCCCTGCGTGGTCCGCGCCTTCGCGGGGCTCCGCGAGGCCGGGCGGCTGGGCACTCCCGAAGAGGCGCGGGACGAGAGTACCTCCCTGCCCGCAGAATCTCCCGCTACAGCCGCACCAGATCGTCCCGGTGGACCGCCTCCGGGCCGTAAGTGA
- the dxs gene encoding 1-deoxy-D-xylulose-5-phosphate synthase: MSEPKTSSSLTPAGRTPLLDRVNTPEDLKKLSRDQLPTLAAELRDEIVRVCSVGGLHLASSLGATDLIVALHYVLNSPRDRILFDVGHQAYAHKMLTGRRAQMPTVKKEGGLSGFTKVSESEHDAITVGHASTSLANALGMALARDAMGQDFKVAAVIGDGSLTGGMALAALNTIGDMGRKMLIVLNDNEMSISENVGAMSRFMRGLQVQKWFQEGEGAGKKAVQAVSRPLADFMSRAKSSTRHFFDPASVNPFAAMGVRYVGPVDGHNVQELVWLIERLVDLDGPTILHVVTKKGKGLSYAEADPIYWHGPGKFDPATGEFKPSDAYSWSAAFGDAVTELAKQDPRTFVITPAMREGSGLVRYSQVHPHRYLDVGIAEDVAVTTAAGMALQGLRPIVAIYSTFLQRAYDQVLHDVAIENLNVTFAIDRGGIVGADGATHNGVFDLSYLRSIPNVRIGLPRDAAELRGMLKSAQENPGPFAIRYPRGNTERVPDGTWPELRWGTWERLRDGDDVVVLAGGKALEYALKAARDLPGVGVVNARFVKPLDEKMLREVASKARALVTVEDNTVVGGFGSAVLEALSRMGLGVPVRVLGIPDEFQDHATVESVHARAGIDTQAIRTVLAELGVDVPLEV; this comes from the coding sequence ATGAGCGAGCCGAAAACCTCCTCCAGCCTGACTCCGGCGGGGCGCACGCCGCTCCTCGACCGGGTGAACACCCCGGAGGACCTGAAAAAACTCTCGCGCGACCAACTGCCCACGCTTGCGGCCGAGCTGCGCGACGAGATCGTGCGGGTGTGTTCGGTGGGCGGGCTGCACCTCGCCAGCAGCCTGGGTGCCACCGACCTTATCGTGGCGCTGCACTACGTGCTGAACTCGCCCCGTGACCGCATCCTCTTCGACGTGGGGCACCAGGCGTACGCGCACAAGATGCTGACGGGCCGCCGCGCGCAGATGCCCACCGTGAAGAAGGAGGGCGGCCTGTCCGGCTTCACCAAGGTCAGCGAGTCCGAACACGACGCGATCACGGTGGGACACGCGAGCACGAGTCTGGCGAACGCGCTCGGCATGGCCCTCGCCCGCGACGCGATGGGGCAGGACTTCAAGGTCGCCGCCGTCATTGGGGACGGCTCGCTCACGGGCGGCATGGCGCTCGCCGCGCTGAACACCATCGGCGATATGGGGCGCAAGATGCTCATCGTTCTGAACGACAACGAGATGAGCATCAGCGAGAACGTGGGGGCGATGAGCCGCTTCATGCGCGGCCTCCAGGTGCAGAAGTGGTTCCAGGAGGGCGAGGGCGCCGGGAAGAAGGCGGTGCAGGCCGTGAGCAGGCCGCTCGCCGACTTCATGAGCCGCGCCAAGAGCAGCACCCGCCACTTCTTCGACCCCGCAAGCGTGAACCCCTTCGCGGCGATGGGCGTGCGCTACGTGGGGCCGGTGGACGGGCACAACGTTCAGGAGCTCGTGTGGCTGATCGAACGGCTGGTGGACCTTGACGGGCCGACCATCCTGCACGTGGTCACCAAGAAGGGCAAGGGCCTGAGCTACGCCGAGGCCGACCCGATCTACTGGCACGGGCCGGGCAAGTTCGACCCGGCAACCGGGGAGTTCAAGCCGAGTGACGCCTACTCATGGAGTGCGGCCTTCGGGGACGCGGTGACGGAGCTGGCGAAGCAGGACCCGCGCACCTTCGTCATCACGCCCGCCATGCGCGAGGGGAGCGGGCTGGTGCGCTACAGCCAGGTTCACCCCCACCGCTACCTGGATGTGGGCATCGCGGAGGACGTGGCGGTAACGACCGCCGCCGGGATGGCGCTCCAAGGCCTGCGCCCCATCGTGGCGATCTACTCGACCTTCCTGCAACGCGCCTACGATCAGGTGCTGCACGACGTCGCCATCGAGAACCTGAACGTGACCTTCGCCATTGACCGGGGCGGCATCGTGGGCGCGGACGGGGCGACGCACAACGGCGTTTTCGACCTGAGCTACCTGCGCTCGATTCCGAACGTCCGCATCGGGCTGCCGAGGGACGCTGCCGAGTTGCGCGGGATGCTGAAGTCCGCGCAGGAGAACCCTGGCCCCTTCGCCATCCGCTACCCGCGCGGCAACACCGAGCGCGTGCCCGACGGCACTTGGCCGGAGTTAAGGTGGGGCACCTGGGAGCGGCTGCGGGACGGCGACGACGTGGTGGTTCTGGCGGGCGGCAAGGCGTTGGAGTACGCGCTGAAGGCCGCGCGGGACCTCCCCGGCGTCGGCGTCGTGAACGCCCGCTTTGTCAAGCCGCTGGATGAGAAGATGCTGCGCGAGGTGGCCTCCAAAGCCCGCGCCCTGGTCACCGTGGAGGACAACACGGTGGTCGGCGGCTTCGGGAGCGCGGTGCTGGAGGCGCTCAGCAGGATGGGGCTGGGCGTGCCCGTGCGGGTCCTCGGCATTCCCGACGAGTTCCAGGACCACGCGACGGTAGAGAGCGTGCACGCACGGGCGGGGATCGACACGCAGGCCATCCGTACCGTGCTCGCGGAACTCGGGGTGGACGTGCCGCTGGAGGTGTAG
- a CDS encoding glutamate-5-semialdehyde dehydrogenase, translated as MTTTETLTVREMGLRARRAARVLRSLPTAHKVAALHAASRELQAREAEILEANARDVAAAQAAGLPEHMVARLRLDAASLAAIARDVEAVAALADPVGETTPDEVRPNGLRVSRRRVPLGVLGVIYESRPNVTVDVAALALMSGNAVILRGGRETVGSNAALEEAIRAGLASEGIPAEAVQVIRDPARERMLDLLRLDDLVDAIIPRGGAGLHRYCVENATVPVIVGGIGVVHIYLDESFTRDPADVERAARLIHNAKVQKPSACNALDTLLVHGGALPALPAIARDLIAAGVTLRADPPALAALHAAGLEAEPAQDSDYGTEFLALTASIRTVSGLDEALDFIAAHGNHTDVILTRDPAQAERFVGDVDSAAVMVNASPRFNDGGQLGLGAEVAISTQKLHARGPMGLRELTTTKWVVVGEGQVRA; from the coding sequence ATGACGACCACCGAGACCCTCACCGTCCGGGAGATGGGCCTGCGGGCGCGGCGGGCGGCGCGGGTGCTGCGCTCGCTGCCCACGGCCCACAAGGTGGCGGCCCTGCACGCGGCCTCGCGGGAACTGCAGGCGCGCGAGGCCGAGATTCTGGAGGCGAATGCGCGGGACGTGGCGGCAGCGCAGGCAGCGGGACTTCCTGAACATATGGTCGCCCGGTTGCGCCTCGACGCGGCCTCCCTCGCGGCCATCGCCCGGGACGTGGAGGCGGTGGCGGCCCTGGCCGACCCGGTGGGGGAGACCACGCCCGACGAGGTCCGGCCCAACGGCCTCCGTGTCTCCCGCCGTCGGGTGCCCCTCGGCGTCCTCGGCGTGATCTACGAGAGCCGCCCCAACGTGACGGTGGACGTGGCCGCCCTGGCCCTGATGAGCGGGAACGCCGTCATCCTGCGCGGCGGCAGGGAGACGGTGGGCAGCAACGCGGCGCTGGAGGAGGCCATTCGCGCTGGCCTGGCCTCCGAAGGCATTCCCGCCGAGGCCGTCCAGGTCATCCGCGACCCGGCCCGCGAGCGGATGCTCGACCTGCTGCGCCTGGACGATCTGGTGGACGCCATCATTCCGCGCGGGGGGGCCGGGCTGCACCGCTACTGCGTGGAGAACGCCACCGTGCCTGTCATCGTGGGCGGCATCGGCGTCGTTCACATCTACCTCGACGAGAGTTTCACCCGCGACCCCGCCGACGTGGAGCGGGCCGCCCGGCTCATCCACAACGCCAAGGTGCAGAAACCCAGCGCCTGCAACGCCCTCGACACCCTGCTGGTCCACGGGGGGGCGCTCCCCGCCCTGCCCGCCATCGCCCGGGACCTGATCGCGGCGGGTGTCACGCTGCGGGCCGATCCTCCCGCTCTGGCTGCACTTCATGCTGCCGGGCTGGAGGCCGAGCCCGCCCAAGACTCCGACTACGGCACCGAATTCCTCGCCCTGACCGCCAGCATCCGCACCGTCTCGGGTCTGGACGAGGCCCTCGACTTCATCGCCGCGCATGGCAACCACACGGACGTGATCCTGACCCGCGACCCGGCACAGGCCGAGCGCTTCGTGGGCGACGTGGACAGTGCCGCCGTGATGGTGAACGCCAGCCCCCGCTTCAACGACGGCGGGCAGCTCGGCCTGGGCGCCGAGGTCGCCATCAGCACCCAGAAGTTGCACGCCCGGGGCCCGATGGGCCTGCGCGAACTCACGACGACGAAGTGGGTCGTGGTGGGAGAGGGGCAGGTCAGGGCTTGA